Below is a window of Cytophaga hutchinsonii ATCC 33406 DNA.
CTGTTTCTGGACCCGGAATATTTATCAGCAACGAATTTCAAGAGTTTCTTTATTATTGGAGTATCGCTGGGGATTTTCATTACTTCATACCACATAACTATATACATATTAGATAGTTACAAGTTCCCATTTTTAGGAGCAACGCCAAAACCATTTTCTACTTTCTGTCTCAACAACAGCACCATGCCGCTATTATTTACGGTGGTTTATATTGCCTGTGTCGTTCAGTTTCAATTTAACTACAGTTTAAAATCTTCCTGGGATATAGTGTGTCAGGTATCCGGTTTAATAAGCGGACAACTCTTCACTATTGTAATTCTGTTTTTATATTTCAGCAGAACCAATAAAGACATTTTTAAAGAACTAGCCTTATCTGTAAACAAAACGCTAAAGAGGAGTACGATCAACCGGGTGAATGTTTTAAAAGATTTTCATTCAAAAAAAATAAAAAATAAATACCACATCACTTCTTTTATCACCTTAAACTTTAAGGTTGCTAAAACACCCACGCATGAACATTTAGACCGTTCTATGATGATGCTGATCTTTGATCAAAACCATTTGAATGCGGTTATTGTTGAAATCTTTCTGATCACGTTAATCATCAGCCTGGGTTTATTCCGCGACAATCCGATCTTTCAGATACCGGCAGCTGCCAGTGGTATTTTATTTTTCTCGATCATTGTAATGTTTACCGGTGCATTCTCTTACTGGCTAAGAGGCTGGGCCATTTCTACCCTCATTCTTATTTTAATTGTTTTCAATGTTTTACTGAAGGAAAAATTGATACAATCTACCTATCAGGTATTCGGGATCAATTACAGCAAAAAAAATGCAGTCTATAATATGGATCGCTTAAAAGCTTTAAGCAATCAGCAAACATATAATGAAGATAAAATGCAGACGATAACCATATTGAATAAATGGCGAAGTCAGTTTCCGGACAGTGCAAAACCAAAGATCATTTTTATCTGCAGCAGCGGCGGCGGACAACGCGCTGCTGTGTGGACATTACGTACGCTGCAATATGCAGATAGCATGACAAATGGTGCTATGTTTAAACAGACACGTTTAATGACAGGGGCTTCAGGCGGCATTATCGGAGCTAGTTATTTTAGGGAATTATGTTTATTAAAAGCGCAGGGTAAAATTAAAAGCCCTCATGAATTTCAATATTTAAGTGATATTTCAGAAGACGTATTGAATCCGATCGTTTTCAGTATGGTTGTTAACGATCTGTTTTTCAGGTTTCAGAAATTTACCGATGGAAATCATGAATATTATAAGGACCGTGGCTATGCTTTTGAACAGAAGTTACATGAAAATACCAACTATGTGCTTTACAAGCGGATCTCCGATTACAAAAAACCGGAAGAGGAAGCACAGATTCCGATGCTGATCCTATCCCCTACGATTATTAATGATGGGCGTAAATTATATATTTCACCGTTGAATATTTCATACATGACAACGGCATCAACTACATCAACCAGTTCAACCAATTTCAGACAAAAACTAAAAGGGATCGAATTCAAAAAGTTTTTTGAGGAACAGGATGCAAACGATCTGCATTTTATGAGTGCATTGCGTATGAGTGCTACATTCCCATACATTACGCCCAATGTAGATTTGCCAAGTGAACCGGCCATGGAAATCATGGATGCAGGCTTATCCGACAATTTTGGTGTAAAAGACGCTACATCGTTTTTGTATGTATTTAAAGACTGGATCAGTGCTAATACCAGCGGCGTTATTTTTATTAACATTCGT
It encodes the following:
- a CDS encoding patatin-like phospholipase family protein; translation: MNLPKNPFGEWIQKVYHSFAVQLIFNNVKKNQILLFIWIILLGFITRNFGDIIGIPYLFLDPEYLSATNFKSFFIIGVSLGIFITSYHITIYILDSYKFPFLGATPKPFSTFCLNNSTMPLLFTVVYIACVVQFQFNYSLKSSWDIVCQVSGLISGQLFTIVILFLYFSRTNKDIFKELALSVNKTLKRSTINRVNVLKDFHSKKIKNKYHITSFITLNFKVAKTPTHEHLDRSMMMLIFDQNHLNAVIVEIFLITLIISLGLFRDNPIFQIPAAASGILFFSIIVMFTGAFSYWLRGWAISTLILILIVFNVLLKEKLIQSTYQVFGINYSKKNAVYNMDRLKALSNQQTYNEDKMQTITILNKWRSQFPDSAKPKIIFICSSGGGQRAAVWTLRTLQYADSMTNGAMFKQTRLMTGASGGIIGASYFRELCLLKAQGKIKSPHEFQYLSDISEDVLNPIVFSMVVNDLFFRFQKFTDGNHEYYKDRGYAFEQKLHENTNYVLYKRISDYKKPEEEAQIPMLILSPTIINDGRKLYISPLNISYMTTASTTSTSSTNFRQKLKGIEFKKFFEEQDANDLHFMSALRMSATFPYITPNVDLPSEPAMEIMDAGLSDNFGVKDATSFLYVFKDWISANTSGVIFINIRDSEKNQEVEIQAPGSVFQKIISPIGGLYNNWSDYQDFNNDNLIEYASSWLNCPLEVVEFEYIPVMNKFLSTENKQSAKDPKSGRAALSWHLTLQEKESIYNTIMEPNNQSSIKRLQFLLSQ